One stretch of Brevibacillus laterosporus DNA includes these proteins:
- a CDS encoding N-acetyltransferase, with protein sequence MNNDRTFPKLETERLILRQLQPSDAPAMFHYFSKDEVMKYYDLETFTELQQAENIISQFGERYQAKQGIRWGITRKTDDVVIGTCGYHNVNKEHSKAEIGYELSPEFWQQGIMSEAIQAIVAFGFAKWNLNRIEAFIDPENEGSRRLLTKTGLREEGLLKEYFFEKGNFVDAVIFAILRKEFITDN encoded by the coding sequence ATGAATAATGACCGAACATTTCCCAAACTTGAAACAGAAAGACTTATTCTACGTCAGCTGCAACCCTCTGATGCACCTGCTATGTTTCACTATTTCTCAAAAGATGAAGTGATGAAATATTATGACTTAGAAACTTTTACAGAACTACAACAAGCAGAGAACATCATTTCTCAATTTGGCGAACGCTATCAGGCGAAGCAAGGGATTCGTTGGGGCATTACACGCAAAACAGATGATGTGGTGATTGGAACCTGTGGATACCATAATGTGAACAAGGAACATTCGAAGGCAGAGATTGGCTACGAACTGTCCCCTGAATTTTGGCAACAAGGTATCATGTCCGAAGCGATCCAGGCAATTGTTGCTTTTGGTTTTGCGAAATGGAATCTGAATCGTATTGAAGCTTTTATTGATCCAGAAAACGAGGGCTCTAGAAGACTCTTGACAAAAACGGGACTCCGAGAAGAAGGCTTACTGAAAGAATATTTTTTCGAAAAAGGAAATTTTGTTGATGCTGTTATTTTTGCTATATTACGAAAAGAGTTTATTACAGACAATTAA
- a CDS encoding RtcB family protein has translation MYQTIQNVRVWGTPLDNAVTQAVTCAQHGNVVQVLLMADHHKGYSQPVGGVVVYEGQISPSGVGYDIACGNKAVRTNLQYQDIKEKIPAIMNKIAKRISFGMGRINNERVDHELFDDEDWHVYKQIGKKEYQTLHSLAHNQLGTVGSGNHFVDIFVEEATDAVWIANHFGSRGFGHKTASGFLNLAHGRGFSDKAPGESMDQAPTLLDLHTEIGDMYMRAMSLAGKYAYAGRDYVIDQVLKILGASSTFEVHNHHNFAWKEIHDEKEYVVVRKGATPSAPGQLGFIGGSMGDISVIVQGKDSQENKEAFYSTVHGAGRIMSRTEAAGRLNWKTRKRSGGKITNEQMQKAVRDFGVELRGAGADESPFVYKKLQDVLQAHADTLDVLHVLKPVGVCMAGADEFDPYKD, from the coding sequence ATGTACCAAACCATTCAAAACGTGCGTGTCTGGGGAACACCACTAGACAATGCTGTCACGCAAGCCGTTACTTGTGCCCAGCACGGAAATGTTGTGCAGGTGCTCCTGATGGCGGATCATCACAAGGGTTATTCACAGCCGGTTGGAGGAGTTGTTGTCTACGAGGGGCAAATCTCGCCATCTGGTGTAGGTTACGATATAGCTTGTGGAAATAAGGCTGTCCGCACGAATTTGCAGTATCAGGATATCAAAGAGAAAATACCTGCCATTATGAATAAAATTGCCAAGCGAATTTCCTTTGGAATGGGACGCATTAATAATGAAAGGGTAGATCACGAGCTGTTTGACGATGAGGATTGGCATGTATACAAACAAATTGGTAAAAAAGAATATCAAACCCTACATTCGTTAGCCCATAATCAATTAGGGACGGTAGGGAGCGGTAACCATTTTGTGGACATTTTTGTGGAAGAGGCTACTGACGCTGTTTGGATAGCTAATCACTTTGGTAGTCGTGGTTTTGGGCATAAGACAGCGAGTGGGTTCCTCAATTTGGCTCACGGACGTGGTTTTTCCGACAAAGCACCAGGAGAAAGCATGGATCAAGCTCCTACATTACTAGATTTGCATACAGAGATAGGTGACATGTATATGCGAGCAATGAGCCTAGCAGGTAAGTATGCTTATGCAGGTCGTGATTATGTTATTGATCAAGTATTGAAAATTTTAGGAGCATCTAGCACCTTTGAGGTACACAATCATCATAATTTTGCGTGGAAGGAAATACATGATGAGAAAGAGTATGTTGTCGTGCGAAAAGGAGCAACTCCATCTGCACCTGGACAACTCGGGTTTATCGGGGGGAGTATGGGGGATATTTCTGTGATTGTTCAAGGAAAGGACTCCCAAGAAAATAAAGAAGCTTTTTACAGCACAGTGCATGGGGCAGGTAGAATTATGAGCCGAACGGAAGCGGCTGGGCGTCTCAATTGGAAAACTCGCAAGCGTAGCGGCGGAAAGATTACCAATGAACAAATGCAAAAAGCTGTGCGAGACTTTGGCGTAGAGCTTCGAGGTGCAGGCGCAGATGAGAGCCCCTTTGTTTATAAGAAATTACAAGATGTCTTACAAGCTCATGCCGATACGCTAGATGTGCTACATGTGTTAAAGCCCGTGGGGGTATGTATGGCAGGTGCAGATGAGTTTGATCCTTATAAAGATTAA